The Desulfobotulus pelophilus region TCCGACGGGATCGTTGGTGTGTATGAGAACGGGTGCCTGAAACTGTCTGCACAATGCCATGACGGGTCTGAGCTTTTCCAGAAGGTCTTTGTCAAAATCTCTATGATAGCAGGCCACCTCGCCGATGCCAAAGGCACCGGCCTCAAGGCAGCGTTCCGTTTCTTCTGCTGCCCATGAATCTTCAGGGTTGATACAGCAGAGGGCAAGGATGCGGCCTTCATATTTGCGGCTGGTTTCCATGAGAAAAGTGTTGTGGTGCTGAAGGCGCTGTCTGCTGCGCCAGGGAAATCCGCAGGCAAGGGAGATATGGATGCCGTTTGCGTCCATGGAGGCAAGGAGGGCCTCTGGTCCCTGAATGCTGGAGGCGGGATTGTTATACAGAAGGGCAAAGCCTTGGTCATCCAGAAACTCTTTGCGGTTTTTTTGAACGGTTTCAGGGAAAATATGGGTGTGACAGTCGATGAGCATGGATTTTTTCCGGGTTTTCTGATTAAAGGATGCCGTTGGTAATCGTTTGGTTGTCTGACCTTACATATGACGCAGACGGTTTTGGGTTACCCTGTTCTTTCCGTTCTGCGGATCAGAATCAGGATAATGGCTAACTTTTTAGTGACTGGCAAGTTGTTAAAAAGTACAGGAATTATAGTGCCGCACCATGAAAATGTTTTGTAAGGACAGGATTCTGCTGTCAATGGAGTCCGGCAGGCAAGCTGGAGAAAGAAAAGACAGGGTAGACAATGTGCAGGGTCAAGGCAGAACGTCATGTTGTACTGGTTCATCCGGAGATTCCGTGGAATACGGGCTGTGTGGGCCGTACCTGTCTGGGAGTGGGGGCCACGCTGCATCTGGTGGAGCCCCTTGGATTTTCCTTAAGCGCAAAGGAGGTAAGGCGGGCGGGCCTTGATTATTGGCCAAGGGTTTCTTTGCAGGTCTGGCCGGATTTTGCCTCTTTTATGGATTCTATGAAGCCTGGTCAGGAAGAAATTCTTTTTTTCACCAAAACAGCCAGCCGGACATTCAGAGATATCATCCCTCTGAAGAGGATGATTCTTGTGTTCGGTTCTGAGTCCAGGGGACTGCCACCGGAAATTCTGGCCTCATTCACGGGCCAGCATGTGCATATTCCCATCCATGACAGTATACGTTCCCTGAATCTTTCCACGGCCGTTGGCATCGGCCTTTTTGAAAGCATGAGGGGAAGGGATCCGGGCCATGGATGGTAGGGAGCCATGTTTTCAGATGAAAAAAAACGCCAGTAGAATGAAAATACCGGTCGGGTGCTGGGTGGTGCTGTTTTTCTTCGCAGGTTTTTTATGGGGAAAGCAGGCTCTGGCCCACCCTCATGTGTTTGTGCAGACGGCCCTTGAGCTGGAGCTGGACGAAAAGGGGGTACGGGGTATATGGCAGAGATGGGCCTTTGATGAATATTTCAGTGCCTGGGTCATAGAAGATTTTGATAAGAATGCGGATGGGGTCTTCTGCGAAAAGGAAGTGCAGACCGTTTACGAGGAAACCTTTCAGAATTTAGAAAACTTTGGCTTTTTTACGACGATTCTGAAGGATGGCAAGAAGGTTCCCGTTAAAAGAATAGAGCATTTTTCCGTGGAGATTGAAGAAGGCCATGCTGTTTATTCCTTTTTTATTCCCTTTGTCCTGTCCCCGGAAGAAGAGACGGCAACATTCCATGTGGCGGTTTATGATGAATCTTTTTATTGCCATCTTTTTTTTCCGCCGCAAAATGTGGGAATAAGGAAAAACGGCCATGGCTGGAAAGTGGTGTCTGTTCCCGAGGAAAGGCCGGACCTTGCCTACTATTACGGATTCATGACGCCTGTGGCGCTTCGCTTTGAGGTGGAAATACAATGATGGGGAAAACTGGATGGCTTATGCTTGTGTGTTTGCTGCTGGCTATGACCGGTGAGGTTTTTGCCAGCAGCCCCTTTCAGCGGTCTGTGCAGGTCGCACCAGCGGAGAAGGAATCCTCCTTCAAACCCGCAGACCTTCTGCCTTCATGGGTCCGGGATGCCGGTTCCAAAGCCATGGGCAGGATTCTTGTCTGGCAGGTGCAGCTTCGTCAGAAGGCGGGGGGGTATGCCCGCCAGATCCGTGAGAACCCTTGGGGTAAGGCTTTCTGGTCCTATATGGGGCTGGCCTTTGCCTATGGGGTGGTCCATGCCCTGGGGCCGGGTCATGGCAAGGTTTTTGTGAGTACATGGTTTTTAAGCAGAAGGGGCAGCCTGACTCAGGCCATGGCCATGGGAGGACTCATGGGCTTTCTCCATGTATTCTCAGCCCTTGTGCTGGTTTTTGTTCTTTATTTTATTTTGAAAGCAGGAGGGCCCGGTGCCATGGACGGCGCAGGCTCACAGATACAGAAGTTCAGTGCCGGACTGATTGTGCTTGTGGGGCTCTTTATGGTCTGGAAGGCCTTTCGGGGTATGACTCACGGACATGGGGCAGGGGAGGATTGTGCCTGCTGTGCCAGCGACTCCGACAGGCGCAGCCTTCTTTCCCTGAGTCTGGCCGTGGGCATGGTTCCCTGCCCCGGTGCGGCGCTCATCCTCTTTTTTTCCATTTCTCTGGATATTCTGCTGGCAGGGGTACTGGCCATGGTCTTTCTGGCGGCTGGTCTTTCTTTGACCACCATCACCTTTGGCGTGTTGTCCCTTTATGCAAGGAAGGCCTTTTCCGCCATGGGATCCGGGGTGTGGGTGAGGCCCCTGTGGTATCAGGTTCCGGTCCTTGCAGGGGCCCTGTGTATTACAGGCATGGGGGTCTTGCTTTTTTTCAGTCCTGTGTAGGGGGCTTAGGGGTAGTTACGGGTTTTTTACGGATCTTCA contains the following coding sequences:
- a CDS encoding amidohydrolase family protein; its protein translation is MLIDCHTHIFPETVQKNRKEFLDDQGFALLYNNPASSIQGPEALLASMDANGIHISLACGFPWRSRQRLQHHNTFLMETSRKYEGRILALCCINPEDSWAAEETERCLEAGAFGIGEVACYHRDFDKDLLEKLRPVMALCRQFQAPVLIHTNDPVGHNYPGKAPISLQGIENLLQYFPENRMILAHGGGGYPFYSLMKKGITGKRDLVAYDTAAFPFLYKNETYSFLLHASGGPLLFGSDWPLLPPALYFRDMKKAGLSTEEILNICGKNAARFLGIDKHKAL
- a CDS encoding tRNA (cytidine(34)-2'-O)-methyltransferase, translating into MCRVKAERHVVLVHPEIPWNTGCVGRTCLGVGATLHLVEPLGFSLSAKEVRRAGLDYWPRVSLQVWPDFASFMDSMKPGQEEILFFTKTASRTFRDIIPLKRMILVFGSESRGLPPEILASFTGQHVHIPIHDSIRSLNLSTAVGIGLFESMRGRDPGHGW
- a CDS encoding DUF1007 family protein; amino-acid sequence: MKKNASRMKIPVGCWVVLFFFAGFLWGKQALAHPHVFVQTALELELDEKGVRGIWQRWAFDEYFSAWVIEDFDKNADGVFCEKEVQTVYEETFQNLENFGFFTTILKDGKKVPVKRIEHFSVEIEEGHAVYSFFIPFVLSPEEETATFHVAVYDESFYCHLFFPPQNVGIRKNGHGWKVVSVPEERPDLAYYYGFMTPVALRFEVEIQ
- a CDS encoding nickel/cobalt transporter, translated to MLVCLLLAMTGEVFASSPFQRSVQVAPAEKESSFKPADLLPSWVRDAGSKAMGRILVWQVQLRQKAGGYARQIRENPWGKAFWSYMGLAFAYGVVHALGPGHGKVFVSTWFLSRRGSLTQAMAMGGLMGFLHVFSALVLVFVLYFILKAGGPGAMDGAGSQIQKFSAGLIVLVGLFMVWKAFRGMTHGHGAGEDCACCASDSDRRSLLSLSLAVGMVPCPGAALILFFSISLDILLAGVLAMVFLAAGLSLTTITFGVLSLYARKAFSAMGSGVWVRPLWYQVPVLAGALCITGMGVLLFFSPV